In Candidatus Desulforudis audaxviator MP104C, a genomic segment contains:
- the panB gene encoding 3-methyl-2-oxobutanoate hydroxymethyltransferase: protein MADKRLTTLDIRRKKEEGRPITMLTAYDCPTARLVDEAGIDIVLVGDSVGNVILGYDSTIPVTMADMLHHTRAVSRGVRRALVVGDMPFLSYNVDRVEAIRNAGRFLQEGGAQAVKLEGGREVAETVRVLVSAGIPVMGHIGLTPQSVHQLGGYRVQGRDAASARRLLEDARILEEAGVFAMVLECVPVPLAQRITAAVNVPTIGIGAGPYCDGQVLVTHDLLGLYGGFTPRFVKRYAALHGEIGRALREFREEVESGRFPAEEHGFAMPEEELPE, encoded by the coding sequence GTGGCTGACAAGCGGCTCACGACGCTGGACATCCGCCGGAAGAAAGAGGAAGGCCGGCCGATCACAATGCTTACCGCTTACGATTGCCCGACGGCCCGGCTGGTGGACGAAGCGGGTATCGACATCGTCCTGGTGGGGGACTCCGTGGGAAACGTTATCCTGGGGTACGACTCCACCATTCCGGTGACCATGGCGGATATGCTCCACCACACCCGCGCGGTGAGCCGGGGGGTGAGGCGGGCCCTGGTGGTGGGCGACATGCCGTTTCTTTCCTACAACGTGGACCGTGTGGAGGCGATCCGCAACGCCGGGCGCTTCTTGCAGGAAGGCGGGGCCCAGGCCGTAAAGCTCGAGGGCGGCCGGGAGGTGGCGGAAACCGTACGGGTTCTGGTCAGCGCCGGGATTCCGGTGATGGGGCACATCGGGCTGACCCCTCAATCGGTACACCAATTGGGCGGGTACCGGGTCCAGGGCCGGGACGCGGCGTCGGCCCGGCGGCTCCTGGAAGACGCCCGGATCCTGGAGGAAGCCGGAGTGTTCGCCATGGTGCTGGAGTGCGTGCCGGTGCCGCTGGCCCAAAGGATCACCGCGGCGGTGAACGTGCCGACTATCGGTATCGGCGCCGGACCCTATTGCGACGGGCAGGTGCTGGTCACCCACGACCTGCTCGGGCTGTACGGCGGATTCACCCCGCGCTTTGTGAAACGTTACGCCGCCCTGCACGGTGAAATCGGCCGCGCGCTGCGGGAATTCCGCGAAGAGGTGGAGTCCGGCCGTTTCCCGGCGGAAGAACACGGCTTTGCAATGCCTGAGGAAGAACTGCCGGAATAA
- the folB gene encoding dihydroneopterin aldolase: MKDRIIMEGLEFHGYHGVLDAEREMGQPFQIDLELVLDLGPAGRADDLARTVDYSAVYTEVKKTFQARRYRLLEAVAEAVAAAVLSSFPVDEVRVRVRKPHAPVRGRFKYFAVEITRRRGGTG; encoded by the coding sequence ATGAAAGACCGCATCATAATGGAGGGGCTTGAGTTCCACGGCTATCACGGGGTGCTGGATGCCGAACGGGAAATGGGTCAGCCCTTTCAGATCGACCTGGAACTGGTGCTGGACCTGGGACCGGCCGGCCGGGCCGACGACCTGGCCCGCACCGTGGACTACAGCGCGGTGTACACCGAGGTGAAAAAGACTTTTCAAGCCCGGCGGTACCGATTGCTCGAAGCGGTGGCCGAGGCCGTGGCGGCGGCGGTCCTGTCATCTTTTCCAGTCGATGAAGTGCGGGTTCGGGTGCGCAAGCCCCACGCCCCGGTGCGGGGCCGGTTCAAGTACTTCGCGGTTGAAATCACCCGTCGCCGGGGAGGGACCGGATGA
- a CDS encoding (Fe-S)-binding protein, which produces MFIMEAKKLSEVRDPNFRDEISQKMCFHTEEGKFDLNYCLACGTCAAACYFTDLVENHDPRKFMRKVALGLKDEVLNDRFVWLCNMCGRCTMHCPGKVPLPAVVRTVRGQFGLTAPGRLQEVADLHMRVGNQMEITEEEFMETIEWMQEELQEEFGDSSLTIPVNVEGAEILFLPHPREIKYYPEDIKSWTKIFWNAKESWTLSSKAFDVTNFGLFNGRDDEAKKIMDFVVDEMRRLGVKRCVMTECGHGYWAFVWGKKVWYKEGEVPWEFEHMVGWMANLIKTGKIKVDKTKNPYVVTIHDPCNTVRKGGLIEEGRYILENVAEKFVDMWPNREYNYCCGGGAGALPMGTVVKKERMAKGKLKADQMMATGAEICCAPCHNCYDQLNDINKEYNLGMKIKHLHHLVEHALIWPEDGPRPKQEEEE; this is translated from the coding sequence ATGTTCATAATGGAAGCCAAAAAGCTGAGTGAAGTGAGAGACCCCAATTTCAGGGACGAAATATCCCAAAAGATGTGCTTTCACACCGAGGAAGGCAAGTTCGACCTGAACTACTGCCTGGCTTGCGGTACCTGTGCGGCGGCGTGCTACTTCACCGATCTGGTGGAGAACCACGACCCGCGCAAGTTCATGCGCAAGGTCGCCCTCGGGCTGAAGGACGAAGTGCTGAACGACAGGTTCGTCTGGCTGTGCAACATGTGCGGCCGGTGCACCATGCACTGCCCCGGCAAAGTGCCGCTGCCGGCTGTGGTGCGCACGGTACGCGGGCAGTTCGGCCTGACCGCCCCCGGGCGGCTCCAGGAAGTGGCCGACCTGCATATGCGAGTCGGGAACCAGATGGAGATCACCGAAGAGGAGTTCATGGAGACCATCGAGTGGATGCAGGAGGAACTCCAGGAAGAGTTCGGCGACTCGAGCCTGACCATTCCGGTCAACGTGGAGGGCGCCGAGATCCTGTTCCTCCCGCACCCGCGCGAGATCAAGTACTACCCGGAGGACATCAAGAGCTGGACCAAGATCTTCTGGAACGCCAAGGAGAGTTGGACGTTATCCTCCAAGGCCTTCGACGTCACCAACTTCGGGCTGTTCAACGGCCGGGACGACGAGGCCAAGAAGATCATGGACTTTGTGGTGGACGAGATGAGAAGGCTCGGCGTGAAGCGCTGCGTCATGACCGAATGCGGCCACGGGTACTGGGCCTTTGTGTGGGGCAAGAAGGTCTGGTACAAGGAAGGCGAGGTGCCTTGGGAGTTCGAGCACATGGTGGGTTGGATGGCCAACCTGATCAAGACCGGCAAGATTAAGGTCGATAAGACCAAGAACCCCTACGTGGTCACCATTCACGACCCGTGCAACACGGTGCGCAAGGGCGGTCTTATCGAAGAGGGCCGGTACATTTTAGAGAACGTGGCCGAGAAGTTCGTGGACATGTGGCCGAACCGGGAGTACAACTACTGCTGCGGCGGTGGTGCCGGCGCTCTGCCGATGGGCACCGTGGTGAAAAAAGAGCGGATGGCCAAGGGTAAGCTTAAAGCCGACCAGATGATGGCCACCGGCGCCGAGATCTGCTGCGCGCCCTGCCACAACTGCTACGACCAGCTGAACGACATCAATAAAGAATACAACCTCGGAATGAAGATCAAGCACCTGCATCACCTGGTGGAGCACGCCCTGATCTGGCCCGAGGACGGACCCCGGCCGAAGCAGGAAGAAGAGGAGTAA
- the panC gene encoding pantoate--beta-alanine ligase: MAIQGDLGQNALNSPRLGGLSDLRVCATVAEIRDVVAGLRRSGGIALVPTMGYFHEGHLTLMREARRRFPYVVVSIFVNPIQFGPNEDLEAYPRNLERDLRLAREAGVTAVFVPGTDEMYPDQSCTFVQVDGISGVLCGRSRPGHFRGVATVVAKLFNIVRPDAAFFGWKDAQQVLVVRRLVRDLNLDVEIIAVPTVREPDGLAMSSRNTYLSPAERRAATVLYRSLLAAREAVLSGEGLPAVRDRLAAAIAAEPAAGLEYAEILALPGLTAPGPGDRELLLAVAARFGRARLIDNVVVRLPGEMVRSKVAAVSGGRGNNAPENAQV; the protein is encoded by the coding sequence ATGGCGATACAAGGAGATCTGGGCCAAAATGCACTGAATTCCCCGCGGCTGGGGGGACTGTCGGACTTGCGGGTTTGCGCGACCGTGGCGGAGATCCGGGACGTGGTCGCGGGACTCCGCCGGTCCGGCGGAATCGCCCTCGTGCCCACGATGGGTTACTTTCACGAGGGGCACCTGACGCTGATGCGGGAGGCGCGCCGCCGGTTTCCCTACGTGGTGGTGAGCATTTTCGTCAACCCCATCCAGTTCGGTCCGAATGAGGATCTGGAGGCCTACCCGCGGAACCTGGAACGGGATCTGCGGCTGGCCCGGGAGGCCGGCGTGACGGCCGTTTTCGTTCCCGGCACGGACGAGATGTACCCTGATCAATCGTGCACCTTCGTGCAAGTTGACGGTATCAGCGGGGTCCTGTGCGGGCGCAGCAGGCCGGGACACTTCCGGGGCGTGGCCACGGTGGTGGCGAAGCTTTTCAACATCGTCCGGCCGGACGCCGCTTTTTTCGGCTGGAAGGACGCCCAGCAGGTGCTGGTGGTCCGCCGTCTGGTGCGGGACCTGAACCTGGACGTGGAGATCATTGCCGTACCCACTGTGCGCGAACCGGACGGCCTGGCCATGAGTTCCCGGAACACTTACCTTTCCCCGGCTGAGCGCCGCGCGGCGACCGTGCTCTACCGGAGCCTGCTGGCGGCCCGTGAGGCCGTTTTGTCCGGCGAGGGCTTGCCCGCCGTAAGGGACCGGCTAGCCGCCGCGATTGCGGCCGAGCCGGCAGCCGGGTTGGAATACGCGGAGATCCTGGCGCTGCCCGGTCTTACTGCGCCCGGTCCCGGCGACCGGGAACTGCTTCTAGCCGTGGCGGCCCGCTTCGGGCGGGCGCGGCTGATTGACAACGTGGTTGTCAGGCTGCCGGGGGAAATGGTCCGCTCAAAAGTGGCGGCAGTATCCGGGGGGAGGGGAAATAATGCACCTGAAAATGCTCAAGTCTAA
- the folK gene encoding 2-amino-4-hydroxy-6-hydroxymethyldihydropteridine diphosphokinase — translation MSSTIAYIGLGSNRGDRPANLERAVGELAAVPGVALRRRAPVYETAPLGYTDQDWFLNTVVEIETTLSPRELLTRILEIERRLGRERRERWGPRIIDLDLLLFGAETITEPDLSVPHPRLAERAFAVVPLADLSPGLDLPGGGKARVLALRLAREQRLRRYAGSVGGPE, via the coding sequence ATGAGTTCCACCATTGCGTACATCGGTCTGGGCAGCAACCGGGGAGACCGGCCGGCCAACCTGGAAAGGGCGGTCGGGGAACTGGCAGCGGTACCCGGGGTGGCGTTAAGGCGCCGGGCCCCGGTGTATGAGACCGCGCCCCTGGGGTACACGGATCAGGACTGGTTCCTGAATACCGTCGTGGAGATTGAGACTACCCTGTCACCCCGGGAGCTTTTGACCCGGATACTGGAGATAGAAAGGCGGCTCGGCCGGGAACGCCGGGAGCGCTGGGGGCCCCGGATCATCGACCTGGACCTGCTCCTGTTCGGTGCGGAAACAATTACGGAGCCCGATCTTTCGGTGCCCCATCCCCGCCTGGCCGAACGGGCTTTTGCGGTGGTGCCGCTGGCGGACTTGAGCCCCGGGTTGGATCTCCCGGGCGGCGGCAAGGCTCGGGTGCTGGCGCTCCGGCTGGCCCGGGAGCAGCGGCTGCGCCGGTATGCCGGAAGTGTCGGCGGACCAGAGTAA
- a CDS encoding CoB--CoM heterodisulfide reductase iron-sulfur subunit A family protein has product MPDKIGSVMVVGGGIAGVQASLDLAEAGYYVYLVEASTAIGGTMAQLDKTFPTNDCSMCILSPKLVECDRHPNIEIITLANLIDLQGEAGNFKATVFQKPRYVDADKCVACGDCAAKCPVKVSDEFNEGLEIRKIIANKYPQAVPNTYAITHPEKCLYLTKGVQTGKPVCLLCQKACGKDAINWEDKEKTFSLDVGAVILAPGFDEFDPKTIKTLGYGTLKNVVTSIEFERILSASGPFQGHVVRPSDHQEAKKVAWIQCVGSRDRSIGCSYCSSVCCTYAIKEAMIAKEHGEMDATIFFMDMRTYGKGFEAYYNRAQEETGIRFIRSRSFELGPGSSEHTVKIRYSDEGGEIKHEEFDIVVLSVGLRPSSKAMETAKRIGVDLNQHGFAATTTSAPVETSRPGVFVCGTFHGPMDIPTAVMQASAAASGAGTLLAEARGTLVKSEEPVAEMDVSGQEPRIGVFVCHCGINIGSTVDVPSVVEYIKNAPNVVYAEENLYSCSSDTQDKIKEIILEHKLNRVVVASCTPRTHEPLFRATCASAGLNPFLFEMGNIREHCSWVHMKDKEAATAKAKEIVNRAVAKARLLEPLQTVTIGVNKDALVIGGGIAGMNAALDLANQGFKVSLVEKSDQLGGMARRIHVNLEGMDVGAYLDGLIGAVNANPNITVYTGAKITDVSGYVGNFITTIDVGGQPKDIEHGAVIIAIGGKELKPSEYLYGQDDRVLTGLELEAELVKGTDRAKRAKNFVMINCVGSREPDRVYCSRICCSESVKNALKAKALNPDASVYVLYRDMRTYSFKEDYYEEARRKGVIFLRYDPAGKPVVSNAGGNLTVTVTDPILGETFVIDADLVGLAAATLPPDDSRDIGQLYKVCGDYDGGFFLEAHMKLRPVDFATDGVFVAGLAHGPKFIEESIAQARAAAARAATVLTKDLLVGGGAVAKVDKDKCSGCRICVTVCPYSAISFLEAQNVAEVNEVLCKGCGTCAAACPSHAAEHQGFKDEQLFAEIEAFLV; this is encoded by the coding sequence ATGCCAGATAAAATCGGATCGGTAATGGTAGTTGGCGGTGGTATCGCCGGCGTACAGGCTTCACTAGACCTGGCGGAAGCCGGATACTACGTGTACCTGGTCGAGGCCTCCACGGCCATCGGCGGCACCATGGCCCAACTGGACAAGACTTTCCCCACCAACGACTGTTCGATGTGTATCCTGTCGCCGAAGCTCGTGGAGTGCGACCGGCATCCGAACATCGAGATCATTACCCTGGCCAACCTGATTGATCTGCAAGGTGAGGCCGGGAACTTCAAAGCGACGGTATTCCAGAAACCGCGTTACGTGGATGCCGACAAGTGCGTCGCTTGCGGCGACTGTGCCGCTAAGTGTCCGGTCAAGGTTTCGGACGAATTCAACGAGGGACTGGAGATCCGGAAGATCATCGCCAACAAGTACCCGCAAGCGGTCCCGAACACCTACGCGATCACCCATCCCGAAAAGTGCCTGTACCTGACCAAGGGCGTGCAGACCGGCAAGCCGGTGTGTCTGCTCTGCCAGAAGGCGTGCGGCAAGGACGCCATCAACTGGGAGGACAAAGAGAAGACCTTCTCCCTCGACGTTGGTGCCGTCATTCTCGCCCCCGGTTTCGACGAGTTCGACCCCAAGACCATCAAGACCCTGGGTTACGGGACCCTGAAAAACGTGGTCACCAGCATCGAGTTTGAACGTATCCTCAGCGCCTCGGGTCCCTTCCAGGGCCACGTGGTCCGTCCCTCGGACCACCAGGAGGCGAAGAAGGTCGCCTGGATCCAGTGCGTGGGTTCGCGCGACCGGAGCATCGGCTGCAGCTACTGTTCTTCGGTGTGCTGCACCTACGCCATCAAGGAAGCCATGATCGCCAAGGAACACGGGGAAATGGACGCCACCATCTTCTTCATGGATATGCGCACCTACGGCAAGGGCTTTGAGGCCTACTACAACCGCGCCCAGGAAGAGACGGGCATCCGTTTCATCCGTTCCCGCAGCTTTGAACTCGGGCCCGGCAGTTCGGAGCACACGGTCAAGATCCGGTACAGCGATGAGGGCGGCGAGATCAAACACGAGGAATTCGACATCGTCGTGTTGTCGGTCGGCCTGCGGCCTTCCTCAAAGGCGATGGAGACGGCCAAGAGGATCGGTGTGGACCTGAACCAGCACGGTTTCGCGGCGACCACGACCAGCGCACCGGTGGAGACTTCCCGGCCGGGTGTGTTCGTGTGCGGTACCTTCCACGGCCCGATGGACATTCCGACCGCGGTCATGCAGGCCAGCGCGGCGGCCTCCGGTGCGGGCACCCTGCTCGCCGAAGCCCGGGGCACCCTGGTCAAGTCCGAGGAGCCCGTGGCCGAGATGGACGTGAGCGGACAGGAGCCGCGGATCGGCGTGTTCGTCTGCCACTGCGGTATCAACATCGGCTCGACCGTGGACGTTCCGTCGGTGGTGGAGTACATCAAGAACGCCCCGAACGTGGTGTACGCGGAAGAGAACCTATACTCCTGTTCATCCGACACCCAGGACAAGATCAAGGAGATAATCCTGGAGCACAAACTGAACCGTGTGGTGGTCGCGTCCTGCACCCCGCGGACGCACGAGCCCCTGTTCCGGGCCACCTGCGCCTCGGCGGGCCTGAACCCCTTCCTGTTTGAAATGGGCAACATCCGTGAGCACTGCTCCTGGGTGCACATGAAAGACAAGGAAGCGGCCACGGCTAAGGCCAAGGAAATCGTGAACCGGGCGGTGGCCAAGGCCCGCCTGCTGGAGCCCCTGCAGACGGTGACCATCGGGGTCAACAAGGACGCGCTGGTCATCGGCGGCGGTATCGCCGGAATGAACGCCGCGCTGGACCTCGCCAACCAAGGCTTCAAGGTGAGCCTGGTGGAGAAGAGCGACCAGTTGGGCGGTATGGCCCGGCGGATCCACGTGAACCTGGAAGGCATGGATGTCGGCGCCTACCTGGACGGCCTGATCGGCGCCGTTAACGCGAACCCGAACATCACCGTGTACACCGGGGCCAAGATTACGGACGTGTCCGGTTACGTCGGGAACTTCATCACCACCATCGACGTGGGCGGCCAGCCCAAGGACATCGAGCACGGCGCGGTGATCATCGCCATCGGCGGCAAGGAACTGAAGCCGTCCGAGTACTTGTACGGCCAGGACGACCGCGTGCTCACCGGCCTCGAACTGGAAGCTGAACTGGTGAAGGGCACGGACCGGGCAAAGCGGGCCAAGAACTTCGTGATGATCAACTGCGTCGGTTCCCGTGAGCCGGACCGCGTGTACTGCAGCCGGATCTGCTGCAGCGAGTCGGTGAAAAACGCCCTCAAGGCGAAGGCCCTCAATCCCGACGCCAGCGTGTACGTACTGTACCGCGACATGCGCACCTACAGCTTCAAGGAGGATTACTACGAAGAGGCCCGGCGCAAGGGCGTGATCTTCCTGCGCTACGACCCGGCCGGCAAGCCGGTGGTGTCCAACGCGGGCGGCAATCTCACGGTGACCGTGACCGACCCGATCCTCGGCGAGACCTTCGTGATCGACGCCGACCTGGTGGGGCTGGCGGCGGCCACCCTGCCGCCGGACGATTCCAGGGACATCGGTCAACTCTACAAGGTCTGTGGCGACTATGACGGCGGGTTCTTCCTGGAAGCGCACATGAAGCTGCGCCCGGTGGACTTCGCCACCGACGGTGTGTTCGTGGCCGGCCTGGCGCACGGACCGAAATTCATCGAGGAAAGCATCGCCCAGGCCCGGGCGGCGGCGGCGCGTGCGGCGACCGTCCTGACCAAGGACCTGCTGGTTGGCGGCGGCGCGGTGGCCAAGGTGGACAAGGACAAGTGTTCCGGCTGCCGGATCTGCGTCACGGTCTGCCCGTACAGCGCGATCTCCTTCCTGGAGGCGCAAAACGTGGCCGAGGTGAACGAAGTGCTGTGCAAGGGCTGCGGCACCTGCGCGGCGGCCTGCCCGTCGCACGCCGCGGAGCACCAGGGCTTCAAGGACGAGCAGCTCTTCGCGGAAATCGAGGCTTTCCTGGTATAA
- the panD gene encoding aspartate 1-decarboxylase: protein MHLKMLKSKIHRATVTGANLDYEGSITIDGELLEAAGILVFEQVQVANLNNGVRFETYVIPGARGSGVINLNGAAARLAVPGDQVIIMAYSWCSESEVREWAPVVVLVDARNRVAKVLAAEGLPPLNMTGPEK, encoded by the coding sequence ATGCACCTGAAAATGCTCAAGTCTAAGATTCACCGGGCCACAGTGACCGGCGCCAACCTGGACTACGAGGGCAGCATCACGATAGACGGGGAACTGCTGGAGGCTGCCGGCATCCTGGTCTTTGAACAGGTACAGGTGGCGAATCTGAACAACGGCGTGCGTTTTGAAACGTACGTGATTCCGGGGGCCCGGGGTTCGGGCGTGATCAATTTGAACGGGGCCGCTGCCCGCCTGGCTGTACCGGGAGACCAGGTGATCATCATGGCCTACTCCTGGTGTTCCGAGAGCGAAGTCCGGGAGTGGGCACCGGTGGTGGTGCTCGTCGACGCCCGCAACCGGGTCGCCAAAGTTTTAGCTGCGGAGGGTCTTCCGCCACTTAACATGACCGGGCCGGAAAAGTAG
- the folP gene encoding dihydropteroate synthase: MTHRVWVLEVNSLGEAKSAVAGVGADKTGCALMAPKAVHRVLRITGLTPVQANIIKQEMLACGGEAAVARGTINHSVAETDALLMGTSKQFGAFLKKLRMQPFGLAALADKIERVLDNYETKPRGLDCRGKSLPLGERTLVMGILNVTPDSFSDGGAYLDPEAALERAREMAGHGADLIDLGGESTRPGAEPVGVEEELSRVMAVLPRLTRELDIPVSVDTSKTPVARAALEAGAHLVNDQWALADEGMAELVARYRVPVVLMHNQRGTEYRDLVGDITAYFEERLEKAKRAGIAPGQIILDPGFGFGKTPVQNLTVLRRLREFTGLGFPLLIGTSRKSTIGKVLDLPVGERLEGTAATVAVGICRGADIVRVHDVREMVRVARMTDAIVRGGGDQ, translated from the coding sequence ATGACACACCGGGTCTGGGTCCTGGAGGTAAACAGCCTGGGGGAAGCGAAAAGCGCAGTGGCCGGAGTCGGCGCGGATAAAACCGGGTGCGCCCTGATGGCACCCAAGGCGGTGCACCGCGTGCTCCGCATCACCGGCTTAACCCCGGTTCAGGCGAACATTATCAAGCAGGAAATGCTGGCCTGCGGCGGCGAGGCCGCCGTCGCCCGGGGGACGATAAACCACTCGGTGGCCGAAACCGACGCGCTGCTGATGGGCACCTCAAAACAGTTCGGCGCTTTCCTGAAAAAACTGCGCATGCAGCCGTTCGGCCTGGCCGCTCTGGCCGACAAGATTGAGCGGGTGCTGGACAACTATGAGACCAAGCCCCGCGGGCTGGACTGCCGGGGAAAGTCCCTGCCGCTGGGGGAACGCACCCTGGTGATGGGCATTCTAAACGTCACCCCGGACTCTTTTTCGGACGGGGGTGCATACCTGGACCCGGAGGCGGCGCTCGAACGGGCCCGGGAAATGGCGGGGCACGGCGCCGATCTGATCGACCTCGGTGGTGAATCCACCCGGCCCGGCGCCGAGCCGGTCGGCGTGGAGGAGGAGCTTTCCCGGGTGATGGCGGTTCTGCCGCGGCTGACCCGGGAACTGGATATTCCCGTATCCGTCGACACCAGCAAAACCCCGGTGGCCCGCGCGGCGCTGGAGGCCGGCGCGCACCTGGTGAACGACCAGTGGGCGCTCGCGGACGAAGGGATGGCGGAACTCGTGGCCCGCTACCGCGTACCGGTGGTCCTGATGCACAACCAGCGCGGGACCGAATACCGGGACCTGGTGGGCGACATCACCGCGTACTTTGAGGAACGCCTAGAGAAGGCGAAGCGGGCCGGAATTGCGCCCGGCCAGATCATCCTCGACCCAGGTTTCGGCTTCGGGAAAACACCGGTGCAGAATCTGACCGTACTGCGCCGCCTGCGGGAATTCACCGGTTTAGGGTTCCCGCTCTTGATCGGCACCTCCCGCAAATCCACCATCGGCAAGGTACTGGACCTTCCGGTTGGTGAGCGCCTGGAGGGTACGGCGGCCACGGTGGCTGTGGGCATCTGCCGGGGGGCGGACATCGTGCGGGTGCACGACGTGCGGGAGATGGTCCGGGTCGCCAGGATGACCGACGCCATTGTCCGGGGAGGCGGGGACCAATGA
- a CDS encoding Rossmann-like and DUF2520 domain-containing protein, whose product MPGDDRRVCIVGAGRVGSTLALALQRGGYRIVGVASRGEQSARRLGERLGCPFSVRPEQFTPNADVVLVTTSDREIAAVAARIQSRGGFTAGQLVAHTSGATPAEALAPAREAGAVVASIHPLQSFADADAALERLPGCYFGVEGDAAGVFRARRLVEDLGGVPLEVNAGDKALYHAAACVASNYLVAVIHLATELLGRCGWSRTDALKALGPLIDGTRENVRDFGVVGALTGPVVRNDRPTLEWHLAALTRLDAGYEGVYRALGVYTAGIAREQGALSASQARELASLFEGVLDRG is encoded by the coding sequence ATGCCGGGTGATGACCGTAGGGTCTGTATAGTCGGCGCGGGCCGGGTCGGCTCAACGCTGGCCCTGGCCCTGCAGCGCGGCGGTTACCGGATCGTGGGGGTGGCTTCCCGCGGCGAACAGTCCGCCCGCCGTCTGGGTGAGCGGCTGGGCTGCCCGTTTTCGGTGCGTCCGGAACAGTTCACCCCGAACGCCGACGTGGTGCTCGTCACCACCTCGGACCGGGAGATTGCGGCCGTAGCCGCGCGCATCCAGTCCCGGGGCGGCTTCACGGCCGGGCAACTGGTGGCCCACACCAGCGGGGCCACCCCTGCTGAAGCACTCGCTCCGGCTCGGGAGGCCGGTGCCGTCGTCGCTTCCATTCACCCGCTGCAATCGTTTGCGGATGCGGATGCGGCGCTGGAACGTCTGCCCGGGTGTTACTTCGGAGTGGAAGGAGACGCCGCCGGTGTGTTCCGGGCACGGCGCCTGGTGGAGGACCTGGGGGGAGTGCCCCTGGAGGTGAACGCCGGGGACAAGGCGCTTTATCACGCCGCCGCGTGCGTGGCGTCCAATTACCTGGTGGCCGTGATCCACCTTGCCACCGAATTGTTGGGAAGATGCGGCTGGTCGCGCACGGACGCCCTGAAGGCGCTGGGGCCCCTAATCGACGGAACCCGGGAAAACGTCCGGGATTTCGGGGTGGTGGGTGCGCTGACCGGGCCGGTGGTCCGCAATGACCGGCCGACTCTTGAATGGCACCTGGCGGCCCTCACCCGCCTGGATGCCGGGTATGAGGGGGTCTACCGGGCCCTGGGGGTCTACACCGCCGGGATCGCCCGGGAGCAGGGCGCGCTCAGCGCTTCTCAGGCCCGGGAGTTGGCAAGCTTGTTTGAGGGGGTTTTGGACCGTGGCTGA
- the folD gene encoding bifunctional methylenetetrahydrofolate dehydrogenase/methenyltetrahydrofolate cyclohydrolase FolD: MEPRILDGKAVAGRVKAGVAREVEAFRTKHGHPPGLAVILVGDNPASQTYVRNKETACREVGIDSEVYRLEASAPEEAVCRLLRQLNEKTDIHGILVQLPLPPHLDARMLVEAIRPEKDVDGFHPLNIGRLVTGEACMIPCTPRGIVTLLERSGVSIAGKHAVVVGRSNIVGKPVALLLLERHATVTVCHSRTPDLAAVTLRGDILVVAVGRPQMITGNMVKEGAVVVDVGINRLDGRLVGDVDFESVWPKAGYITPVPGGVGPMTVAMLLANTVEAAWRLTGGVPALAGRRDF, encoded by the coding sequence GTGGAACCACGGATCCTTGACGGCAAGGCGGTCGCGGGCCGGGTGAAGGCCGGGGTCGCCCGTGAGGTGGAGGCCTTCCGGACAAAACACGGACACCCTCCCGGCCTGGCGGTGATTCTGGTCGGGGATAACCCGGCGTCGCAGACGTACGTGCGGAACAAGGAGACCGCCTGCCGGGAGGTGGGTATCGACTCAGAGGTATACCGCCTGGAAGCCTCGGCTCCGGAGGAAGCGGTGTGCCGCCTGCTCAGGCAGCTGAATGAAAAAACCGACATTCACGGCATCCTGGTGCAGCTTCCCTTGCCGCCGCACCTCGACGCCCGCATGCTTGTAGAGGCCATTCGGCCGGAGAAGGACGTGGACGGGTTCCACCCCTTGAACATCGGCCGTTTAGTAACCGGCGAGGCTTGCATGATTCCGTGCACCCCACGGGGGATCGTCACCCTCCTGGAGCGGTCGGGTGTTTCCATTGCTGGAAAGCACGCCGTGGTCGTCGGCCGCAGCAACATCGTCGGCAAACCGGTGGCGCTTTTGCTCCTGGAACGCCACGCCACGGTAACGGTGTGCCATTCACGGACGCCGGACCTGGCTGCCGTGACATTGCGCGGCGACATTCTCGTGGTGGCCGTGGGCCGGCCCCAGATGATCACGGGCAATATGGTCAAGGAGGGGGCGGTGGTGGTCGACGTGGGGATCAACCGGCTGGACGGCCGCTTGGTGGGCGACGTCGACTTCGAATCGGTGTGGCCCAAAGCCGGATACATCACCCCGGTGCCCGGCGGTGTCGGGCCGATGACGGTGGCCATGCTCCTTGCCAACACCGTCGAAGCGGCCTGGCGTCTCACCGGCGGGGTACCGGCATTAGCGGGTCGGCGAGATTTTTAA